The following are from one region of the Variovorax sp. V213 genome:
- a CDS encoding chromate transporter, which produces MHPSPPGAAAPTAPLQPTSPRDLFVSFTWLALQGFGGVLAIVQREMVEKKRWLTPEQFLEDWAVAQVMPGPNVVNLALMIGDRYFGLRGAIAAVAGMLAIPLVVILVLAVLYAHYAANPQVAAALRGMGAVSGGLIAATGIKLIPQLRRHPLGFATCLAFIALVFGAIAVFKMPLGWVLLAVGGVACAWTWRKIGA; this is translated from the coding sequence ATGCATCCGTCCCCTCCAGGCGCGGCAGCGCCGACCGCCCCTTTGCAACCGACGTCGCCACGCGACCTTTTTGTTTCATTCACCTGGCTTGCGCTGCAAGGATTCGGTGGCGTGCTCGCCATCGTCCAGCGCGAGATGGTCGAGAAAAAGCGCTGGCTCACGCCCGAGCAGTTTCTCGAAGACTGGGCCGTGGCCCAGGTGATGCCGGGCCCGAACGTGGTCAACCTGGCCTTGATGATCGGCGACCGCTACTTCGGACTGCGCGGCGCCATTGCCGCGGTGGCCGGCATGCTCGCGATACCGCTGGTCGTCATCCTGGTGCTGGCCGTGCTCTACGCCCACTACGCTGCCAATCCGCAGGTGGCGGCGGCGCTGCGCGGCATGGGCGCCGTGTCGGGCGGGCTGATCGCCGCCACCGGCATCAAGCTGATTCCGCAACTGCGCAGGCACCCGCTGGGCTTCGCCACCTGCCTCGCGTTCATCGCGCTGGTATTCGGCGCCATCGCCGTCTTCAAGATGCCGCTCGGCTGGGTGCTGCTGGCAGTGGGCGGCGTGGCCTGTGCGTGGACCTGGCGGAAGATTGGCGCATGA
- a CDS encoding chromate transporter — MSHVTIAMQWHDWLALFGQYMLLSLLSISGAITTVPDMHRYLVAQHGWLTDAQFSSSVAIAQAAPGPNVLFVALMGWNVGLNAGGGIGAGPGAWLLGFFGLLVTMVGIMLPSTTLTYLATRWGHRNRERRGVRAFKQGMAPVVVGLLIATGWVLAAGNHAGDAPAWHLWLLSAVAALIVWRTRLHLLWLLGAGALLGAVGFV, encoded by the coding sequence ATGAGCCACGTGACCATCGCCATGCAATGGCACGACTGGCTTGCGCTCTTCGGCCAATACATGCTGCTGTCGCTGCTGTCGATCAGCGGCGCCATCACCACCGTTCCCGACATGCACCGCTACCTGGTCGCGCAGCATGGCTGGCTGACCGACGCGCAGTTCAGTTCGTCGGTCGCCATCGCCCAGGCTGCGCCGGGCCCGAATGTGCTCTTCGTCGCGCTGATGGGCTGGAACGTCGGGCTCAACGCCGGCGGCGGCATCGGCGCCGGGCCGGGTGCGTGGCTGCTCGGCTTCTTCGGACTCCTGGTCACCATGGTCGGCATCATGCTGCCGAGCACCACCCTCACCTACCTTGCCACGCGCTGGGGACACCGCAACCGCGAGCGGCGCGGCGTGCGCGCCTTCAAGCAGGGCATGGCGCCGGTGGTGGTGGGCCTGCTGATCGCCACCGGCTGGGTGCTGGCGGCGGGTAACCATGCCGGCGACGCGCCCGCATGGCATCTGTGGCTGCTCAGCGCGGTGGCCGCGCTTATCGTCTGGCGCACGCGCCTCCACCTGCTCTGGCTGCTGGGCGCGGGTGCGCTGCTCGGCGCCGTGGGCTTCGTCTGA
- a CDS encoding aldo/keto reductase — MSQLRSLGRSGLLVSPLAFGGNVFGWTVDEATSFRLLDAWLDAGFNFVDTADVYSSWVPGHSGGESETIIGKWLKQSGKRNRVVLATKVGKPMGEGKSGLSPAYIREAVEASLKRLQTDFIDLYQSHDDDAATPLEDSLGAFDDLVKAGKVRAIGASNYSAPRLAEALDVSERLGIARYESLQPLYNLYDRAVFEDALEPLCVKREVGVINFYALAAGFLTGKYRTEADASKSARGANTTKKYLNPRGLRILEALDKVAQQYNAKPGQVAIAWQIARPSVTAPIASATSIAQLDELVVATQLKLDAGTIQMLDRASAEDPA; from the coding sequence ATGTCGCAACTCCGCTCGCTCGGCCGCTCCGGCCTCCTGGTTTCGCCGCTCGCTTTCGGCGGCAACGTGTTCGGCTGGACCGTGGACGAAGCCACCTCGTTCCGCCTGCTCGACGCCTGGCTGGATGCCGGATTCAACTTCGTCGACACGGCCGACGTCTATTCGAGCTGGGTGCCCGGCCACAGCGGCGGCGAGTCCGAGACCATCATCGGCAAGTGGCTCAAGCAGAGCGGCAAGCGCAACCGCGTCGTGCTGGCCACCAAGGTGGGCAAGCCGATGGGCGAAGGCAAGTCGGGCCTCTCGCCGGCCTACATCCGCGAAGCGGTGGAAGCCTCGCTCAAGCGCCTGCAGACCGACTTCATCGACCTGTACCAGTCGCACGACGACGATGCCGCCACGCCCCTCGAAGACTCGCTGGGCGCCTTCGACGACCTCGTCAAGGCCGGCAAGGTGCGCGCCATCGGCGCCTCGAACTACAGTGCCCCGCGGCTGGCCGAGGCGCTCGACGTGTCGGAACGGCTCGGCATTGCGCGCTACGAAAGCCTGCAGCCGCTGTACAACCTCTACGACCGCGCGGTGTTCGAAGATGCGCTGGAGCCGCTGTGCGTCAAGCGCGAAGTGGGCGTCATCAATTTCTATGCACTGGCGGCCGGCTTCCTGACCGGCAAATACCGTACCGAAGCCGACGCCTCCAAGAGCGCGCGCGGCGCCAATACCACCAAAAAATACCTGAACCCGCGCGGCCTGCGCATTCTCGAAGCACTCGACAAGGTGGCGCAGCAGTACAACGCCAAGCCGGGCCAGGTGGCCATCGCGTGGCAGATCGCGCGGCCGTCGGTCACTGCGCCGATTGCCAGCGCAACCTCCATCGCCCAACTGGATGAACTGGTGGTTGCCACCCAGCTGAAACTCGATGCCGGCACCATCCAGATGCTGGACCGGGCCAGCGCCGAAGACCCGGCCTGA
- a CDS encoding N-acetyltransferase family protein has translation MRLVPCTEEAHAGAILAILNEAIVNSTALYDYKPRTPESMVAWFATKRANGFPVIGAEDDDGKLLGFASYGAFRAFPAYKYTVEHSVYVEAGHRGAGLGRTLMEAIIAEAAARDVHVMVGAIDAANAGSIGLHERLGFEHAGTVRQAGFKFGRWLDVAFYQRILSTPLNPVDG, from the coding sequence ATGCGCCTGGTCCCCTGCACCGAGGAAGCCCACGCGGGCGCCATCCTCGCCATCCTCAACGAAGCCATCGTCAACTCGACGGCCCTCTACGACTACAAGCCGCGTACGCCCGAGAGCATGGTGGCGTGGTTTGCCACCAAGCGCGCCAACGGCTTTCCCGTGATTGGCGCCGAAGACGACGATGGCAAGCTGCTGGGGTTTGCGAGCTACGGCGCGTTTCGCGCCTTTCCCGCCTACAAGTACACGGTGGAGCATTCGGTGTATGTCGAGGCGGGTCACCGCGGCGCCGGCTTGGGCCGCACGCTCATGGAGGCGATCATTGCCGAGGCCGCTGCGCGCGATGTGCACGTGATGGTCGGTGCCATCGATGCCGCGAACGCCGGCAGCATCGGGCTTCACGAACGGCTGGGGTTCGAGCATGCCGGCACCGTGCGTCAGGCCGGATTCAAGTTCGGTCGCTGGCTCGACGTGGCTTTCTACCAGCGGATTCTCTCGACGCCGCTGAATCCGGTCGACGGCTAG
- a CDS encoding helix-turn-helix domain-containing protein, with protein sequence MRNKSSLPAEPSGIDLLIAGRLLALRQAKSLSLAELAALSGVSKAMISKVERAESSPTAVLLGRLAAGLGVPLAQLLTEDRGSPQRLRSRAEQDVWRDPQAGYLRRQVVERGATGGVEMVEIELPRSAQVGYPRWSGKPYRQCLWLLEGALRVDYGDERFELAAGDCLDFGVDRALVFKALGRTGCRYLLVASPA encoded by the coding sequence ATGAGAAACAAATCATCTCTGCCCGCTGAGCCTTCCGGGATCGACTTGCTCATCGCCGGCCGGCTCCTTGCGCTGCGCCAGGCCAAGTCGCTGAGCCTGGCGGAGCTGGCCGCGCTTTCGGGTGTCAGCAAGGCAATGATCTCGAAAGTCGAGCGCGCGGAAAGCAGCCCCACGGCCGTCCTGCTGGGCCGGCTGGCCGCCGGCCTCGGCGTGCCGCTCGCGCAATTGCTGACCGAGGACAGGGGCTCGCCCCAGCGGCTGCGCAGCCGGGCCGAACAGGACGTGTGGCGCGATCCGCAGGCCGGCTACCTGCGGCGCCAGGTCGTGGAGCGCGGTGCCACCGGCGGCGTCGAGATGGTCGAGATCGAGTTGCCGCGCTCGGCGCAGGTCGGCTATCCGCGGTGGAGCGGCAAGCCGTATCGGCAATGCCTGTGGCTGCTCGAAGGCGCACTGCGCGTGGACTACGGGGACGAGCGGTTCGAGCTTGCGGCTGGCGATTGCCTGGATTTCGGCGTCGATCGGGCGCTGGTCTTCAAGGCACTGGGCCGCACGGGGTGCCGCTACCTGCTGGTCGCTTCCCCGGCATGA
- the rlmB gene encoding 23S rRNA (guanosine(2251)-2'-O)-methyltransferase RlmB, whose amino-acid sequence MSSPKVIFGFHAVGVRIKTAPKSVLEVMFDTSRRDARMKQFIARAQEAGVRLVEADGLRLAKLSGSHGHQGVVARVEPIAQVRSLDELLEGLEEAGTVPLLLVLDGVTDPHNLGACLRVADGAGAHAVIAPKDHAAGINATVAKVASGAAETVPYFMVTNLARTLNELKERNIWCVGTSDDAPGTIYQSDFKRPLALVLGAEGEGMRQLTRKTCDELVSIPMAGAVESLNVSVASGVCLYEAMRQRGT is encoded by the coding sequence ATGTCTTCCCCTAAAGTGATCTTCGGCTTCCATGCCGTGGGCGTGCGCATCAAGACCGCGCCGAAATCGGTGCTCGAAGTGATGTTCGACACCAGCCGGCGCGATGCGCGCATGAAACAGTTCATCGCACGCGCGCAGGAGGCCGGCGTGCGGCTGGTCGAGGCCGACGGTCTCCGGCTCGCCAAGCTCAGCGGCAGCCACGGCCACCAGGGCGTGGTGGCACGGGTCGAACCCATCGCGCAGGTCCGCTCGCTGGACGAGTTGCTCGAAGGCCTGGAGGAGGCCGGCACCGTGCCCCTTCTGCTGGTGCTCGACGGCGTCACCGATCCGCACAACCTCGGCGCCTGCCTGCGCGTGGCCGACGGCGCCGGAGCGCATGCGGTCATTGCCCCCAAGGACCATGCGGCCGGCATCAACGCCACGGTGGCCAAGGTGGCCAGCGGCGCCGCCGAAACCGTGCCGTACTTCATGGTGACCAACCTGGCGCGTACGCTGAACGAGCTCAAGGAACGCAATATCTGGTGCGTCGGCACGAGCGACGATGCGCCCGGCACCATCTACCAAAGCGACTTCAAGCGGCCCCTGGCCCTGGTGCTCGGCGCCGAAGGCGAGGGCATGCGGCAGCTGACGCGCAAGACCTGCGACGAGCTCGTGAGCATTCCCATGGCTGGAGCCGTCGAGAGCCTGAACGTTTCCGTGGCCAGCGGGGTGTGCCTCTACGAAGCCATGCGGCAGCGCGGCACCTGA
- a CDS encoding ABC transporter ATP-binding protein, producing the protein MSQPSSDAIVAVEHVFKSVTDSTGTLDILQNIDFTLGARETAAIVGASGSGKSTLLSIIAGLDTPTRGTVKLAGDDIFAIDEDERAALRAQRVGFVFQSFQLLGNLSALENVMLPLELADRKDARKAATEMLGRVGLGQRLGHYPKVLSGGEQQRVALARAFVVQPALLLADEPTGSLDFATGEQVMRLMFDLNRELGTTLVLVTHDRGIAAQCERRITIEAGRMALNESKPVLVASLEA; encoded by the coding sequence ATGTCCCAACCCTCGTCTGATGCCATTGTCGCTGTCGAGCATGTGTTCAAGTCCGTGACCGATTCGACCGGCACGCTCGACATTCTGCAGAACATCGATTTCACCCTGGGCGCGCGGGAAACTGCCGCCATTGTCGGCGCCTCGGGCTCGGGCAAGAGCACCTTGCTGTCGATCATCGCGGGTCTCGACACGCCCACCCGCGGCACCGTCAAGCTCGCGGGGGACGACATCTTTGCCATCGACGAGGACGAGCGCGCCGCATTGCGTGCCCAGCGCGTGGGTTTCGTGTTCCAGAGCTTCCAGCTGCTGGGCAACCTGAGCGCGCTCGAAAACGTGATGCTGCCGCTCGAACTGGCCGACCGCAAGGACGCGCGCAAGGCCGCCACCGAGATGCTCGGGCGCGTCGGGCTCGGGCAGCGCCTTGGCCACTACCCCAAGGTGCTTTCGGGCGGCGAACAGCAGCGCGTGGCGCTTGCCCGGGCCTTCGTGGTGCAGCCGGCCCTGCTGCTGGCCGACGAACCCACCGGCAGCCTCGACTTCGCGACCGGCGAGCAGGTCATGCGGCTGATGTTCGACCTCAACCGCGAGCTCGGCACCACGCTCGTGCTCGTCACCCACGACCGCGGCATCGCGGCGCAGTGCGAGCGCCGGATCACCATCGAGGCCGGGCGCATGGCGCTCAATGAGTCGAAGCCCGTGCTGGTGGCTTCGCTCGAAGCATGA
- a CDS encoding arylesterase, with protein MKRLFVLNRRDFILTAAAFGSAGTSAVAQAQAAVPRQPVILVLGDSLSAEYGLKRGEGWVPLLEKRLAAQKIPATVVNASISGDTSSGGRARFASLLAQHKPSHVVVELGANDALRGLPLQNTEENLLQITKAAQAAGAKVLIVGIQVPPNYGGDYTRRFEAVFGKVAGATKAALVPFLLKGVADAPDALALFQADRIHPTAAAQPQLLDNVWPELRKLLAAK; from the coding sequence ATGAAAAGGCTTTTCGTTTTGAATCGACGTGACTTTATCTTGACCGCCGCCGCATTCGGCAGCGCAGGGACATCGGCGGTGGCGCAAGCCCAGGCTGCGGTGCCCCGCCAGCCGGTGATTCTGGTGCTCGGCGACTCGCTGAGCGCCGAATACGGCCTGAAGCGCGGCGAAGGCTGGGTGCCCCTGCTCGAAAAGCGCCTCGCGGCGCAAAAGATCCCGGCCACGGTGGTCAATGCCAGCATCAGCGGCGACACCAGCTCGGGCGGGCGGGCCCGCTTTGCCTCCCTGCTGGCGCAGCACAAACCCAGCCACGTGGTGGTCGAGCTTGGCGCCAACGACGCACTGCGAGGCCTGCCGCTCCAGAACACCGAGGAAAACCTGCTGCAGATCACCAAGGCCGCGCAGGCCGCGGGCGCCAAGGTGCTGATCGTCGGCATCCAGGTGCCTCCGAACTACGGCGGCGACTACACGCGGCGCTTCGAGGCCGTGTTCGGCAAGGTGGCGGGTGCGACCAAGGCTGCGCTGGTTCCCTTCCTGCTCAAGGGCGTGGCCGACGCGCCCGATGCGCTCGCGCTGTTCCAGGCCGACCGCATCCATCCCACCGCCGCGGCCCAGCCGCAACTGCTCGACAACGTCTGGCCGGAATTGCGCAAGCTGCTCGCCGCCAAATAG